A window of Streptomyces sp. SAI-127 contains these coding sequences:
- a CDS encoding RNA polymerase sigma factor → MTTDMRTRIRAGNPDAFAELYDECARSVYNHAFRLTADWSVAEDVMSATFMEAWRRRTSIEADGGSLRPWLLGIATNVARSHYRSNRRYRAAAGAAAGAGMAEVADHAEETAGRVDDRRRIAATLTALGTLRRPEREVLVLCLWEGLEYADAARALGIPVGTVRSRLSRARGRLRKLAEVELARKRRELIPSNRQITGDRDYVIRSAQEGNR, encoded by the coding sequence GTGACCACAGATATGCGAACCCGGATACGGGCCGGGAATCCGGACGCCTTCGCGGAGCTCTACGACGAGTGCGCCCGCTCGGTGTACAACCACGCCTTCCGGCTGACCGCCGACTGGTCCGTGGCCGAGGACGTCATGTCGGCGACGTTCATGGAGGCCTGGCGGCGCCGGACGTCGATCGAGGCCGACGGGGGCTCGCTGCGGCCCTGGCTGCTCGGCATCGCCACGAACGTCGCCCGGTCCCACTACCGCAGCAACCGCCGCTACCGGGCCGCGGCCGGCGCGGCGGCCGGAGCGGGGATGGCCGAGGTCGCCGACCATGCCGAGGAGACCGCCGGGCGGGTGGACGACCGGCGCCGGATCGCCGCCACGCTGACCGCGCTCGGCACGCTGAGGCGCCCCGAACGCGAGGTCCTGGTGCTGTGTCTGTGGGAGGGGCTGGAGTACGCCGACGCCGCCCGCGCCCTCGGCATCCCCGTCGGCACCGTCCGCTCCCGGCTGTCCCGGGCGCGCGGCAGGCTGCGCAAGCTCGCCGAGGTCGAACTGGCAAGAAAAAGACGGGAACTCATCCCATCGAACCGGCAGATAACAGGTGATCGCGACTACGTGATCCGGTCCGCACAGGAAGGAAACCGATGA
- a CDS encoding sugar ABC transporter substrate-binding protein translates to MSRTPRVPSSLLRVAACTSVAALALTACGSGSGSGSTSSGSGTVKVGLITKTDTNPFFVKMKEGAEKAAKEDGVQLMTAAGKFDGDNAGQVTAIENMVAAGVKGILITPSDSKAIVPAVAKAKAKGVLVIALDTPTEPESAVDALFATDNLKAGELIGEYAKAAMKGKTAKIAALDLAPGVSVGVQRHNGFLKGFGATEKDVACAQDTGGDQAKGQTAMENCLQKEPGINVVYTINEPAALGAYTALKAKGREKDVLIVSVDGGCTGTQAVKDGKIAATSQQYPLKMAAEGVNAVVTYAKDGKKASGYTDTGVTLITDKAQTGVTSKDTAFGLENCWG, encoded by the coding sequence ATGTCTCGCACCCCTCGAGTGCCTTCCTCCCTGCTCAGAGTCGCCGCGTGCACCTCGGTCGCGGCCCTCGCCCTGACGGCCTGCGGTTCCGGCTCCGGATCGGGCTCCACGAGCTCCGGATCGGGCACGGTGAAGGTCGGGCTGATCACCAAGACCGACACCAACCCGTTCTTCGTGAAGATGAAGGAGGGCGCGGAGAAGGCCGCCAAGGAGGACGGCGTCCAGCTCATGACCGCGGCGGGCAAGTTCGACGGAGACAACGCCGGTCAGGTCACCGCCATCGAGAACATGGTCGCCGCCGGTGTGAAGGGCATCCTGATCACCCCGAGCGACTCCAAGGCGATCGTGCCCGCGGTAGCGAAGGCCAAGGCCAAGGGCGTGCTGGTCATCGCCCTGGACACGCCGACCGAGCCGGAGAGCGCGGTCGACGCCCTCTTCGCCACCGACAACCTCAAGGCCGGCGAGCTGATCGGCGAGTACGCCAAGGCCGCGATGAAGGGCAAGACGGCGAAGATCGCCGCCCTCGACCTCGCGCCCGGCGTCTCCGTCGGCGTCCAGCGGCACAACGGGTTCCTCAAGGGCTTCGGCGCCACCGAGAAGGACGTGGCGTGCGCCCAGGACACGGGCGGCGACCAGGCCAAGGGCCAGACGGCGATGGAGAACTGCCTCCAGAAGGAACCCGGCATCAACGTCGTCTACACCATCAACGAGCCGGCCGCCCTGGGCGCGTACACCGCGCTGAAGGCCAAGGGCCGGGAGAAGGACGTGCTGATCGTCTCCGTCGACGGCGGCTGCACCGGCACCCAGGCCGTCAAGGACGGCAAGATCGCGGCCACTTCGCAGCAGTACCCGCTGAAGATGGCCGCCGAGGGCGTCAACGCCGTCGTGACGTACGCCAAGGACGGCAAGAAGGCGTCCGGTTACACCGACACCGGCGTCACCCTGATCACCGACAAGGCCCAGACCGGCGTCACGTCCAAGGACACCGCCTTCGGCCTGGAGAACTGCTGGGGCTGA
- a CDS encoding MFS transporter codes for MPPSPTASERTRQLRRVALSGLLGTAVEFYDFLVYGTVAALVFGELFFPGADPAVGTIAAFGTFAAGYVARPIGGIVFGHFGDRLGRKNMLLLTMGLMGGASFLIGLLPTYDTIGVWAPVLLITLRVVQGIAIGGEWGGATLMVVEHAGERRRGLWSSFTQMGAPLGSLISAAVVALVSTLPKDQFAAWGWRVPFLLSVLLLGVGLFVRLKVVESPLFAEVKKDRAESRLPILDVLRRPRPVLLACCVGIGAFTAQSLLTSYLISYATGIGYARPQVLTALTVSAAVALVVLPCASMLSDRIGRRPVVLTGAILSAATAFPVLALVDSKSSGALILAVVIGHGISQSLMYGPLGALFSEMFGTKVRYTGASLGYQGATLVGAGFSPMIAGSLVASSGNGTPVALLLCGGSLITALTVWFVRETSRTSLTDPASELPTPARTEEITA; via the coding sequence ATGCCCCCGTCCCCCACCGCATCAGAACGCACCCGCCAACTCCGCCGAGTCGCCCTCTCCGGACTGCTCGGCACCGCCGTCGAGTTCTACGACTTCCTCGTCTACGGCACCGTCGCCGCCCTGGTCTTCGGCGAACTGTTCTTCCCCGGCGCCGACCCCGCCGTGGGCACGATCGCCGCGTTCGGCACCTTCGCCGCCGGATATGTGGCCCGCCCGATCGGCGGCATCGTCTTCGGGCACTTCGGCGACCGCCTCGGCCGCAAGAACATGCTGCTGCTCACCATGGGTCTGATGGGCGGCGCCAGTTTCCTCATCGGCCTGCTGCCCACGTACGACACCATCGGCGTCTGGGCGCCGGTCCTGCTGATCACCCTGCGCGTGGTCCAGGGCATCGCCATCGGCGGTGAATGGGGCGGCGCGACCCTGATGGTCGTGGAGCACGCGGGCGAGCGCCGCCGCGGCCTGTGGTCGAGCTTCACGCAGATGGGAGCCCCTCTCGGCTCCCTGATCTCCGCCGCTGTGGTCGCCCTGGTCTCCACCCTCCCCAAGGACCAGTTCGCGGCCTGGGGCTGGCGCGTGCCGTTCCTGCTGAGCGTGCTGCTGCTCGGCGTCGGCCTGTTCGTCCGTCTCAAGGTGGTCGAGAGCCCGCTGTTCGCCGAGGTGAAGAAGGACCGCGCCGAGTCGAGGCTCCCCATCCTCGACGTCCTGCGCCGCCCACGCCCGGTGCTGCTGGCCTGCTGCGTCGGCATCGGCGCCTTCACCGCGCAGTCCCTGCTGACCAGTTACCTGATCTCGTACGCCACCGGCATCGGCTACGCCCGGCCGCAGGTGCTCACCGCACTCACCGTCTCCGCCGCGGTCGCCCTGGTCGTGCTGCCCTGCGCCTCCATGCTCTCCGACCGGATCGGCCGCCGCCCGGTCGTCCTCACCGGCGCGATCCTGTCCGCCGCCACCGCCTTCCCCGTCCTCGCACTGGTCGACTCCAAGTCGTCGGGGGCCCTGATCCTGGCCGTGGTCATCGGCCACGGCATCTCCCAGTCGCTGATGTACGGCCCGCTGGGCGCCCTGTTCAGCGAGATGTTCGGCACCAAGGTCCGCTACACCGGCGCCTCGCTCGGCTACCAGGGCGCCACGCTGGTCGGCGCCGGCTTCTCCCCGATGATCGCCGGCAGCCTGGTCGCGAGCAGCGGCAACGGCACCCCGGTCGCCCTCCTGCTGTGCGGCGGCTCGCTGATCACCGCGCTGACCGTGTGGTTCGTCCGTGAGACGAGCCGTACGTCCCTGACCGACCCCGCTTCCGAACTCCCCACCCCCGCCCGCACGGAGGAGATCACCGCATGA
- a CDS encoding prolyl oligopeptidase family serine peptidase → MRHGTRIACATALLLTLTAAPAATATTDTTTHVDGQLPSGATYMMDVPTNWNGTVLLFSHGYNAGPANPAQDAPDAATKPLLLQQGYALIGSSYASTGWAVTDAVPDQMATLKAFTTRFGQASRTLAWGRSYGGLVTTAIAERHPDAIDGSLSMCGLVHGGVANWNNTLDPVFALKTLLGSDVPLVNLPSQQAATDAANTLTERVDSAQSTAEGRARIALAAALHNIPVWNATTQTRPAATDWDAQQANQYDAVKGLLKIAAFNRRQEAEVRAGGNMSWNTGVDYTRLLGRSSVRKEVTELYKKAGLSLGKDLAALNRAPRVTADPSAVAWMSGTSSFTGRLAKPQLSVHTIGDPLVPVQTESALRRAVSAAGSAPLLRQAYVDNAGHCTFSPAEQLAALHTLEDRLTTGSWQGTDPASLNARATAADPTTPTRYVSYRPTPYLRPYDLAHPADGR, encoded by the coding sequence ATGAGGCACGGCACCCGCATCGCCTGCGCGACGGCGCTTCTGCTCACCCTGACCGCCGCACCCGCGGCGACGGCCACCACCGACACCACCACCCACGTGGACGGCCAACTTCCCTCCGGCGCCACGTACATGATGGACGTCCCCACCAACTGGAACGGCACCGTCCTCCTGTTCAGCCACGGCTACAACGCGGGCCCCGCCAACCCCGCCCAGGACGCTCCGGACGCGGCCACCAAGCCCCTTCTCCTCCAGCAGGGTTACGCCCTCATCGGCTCCTCGTACGCGTCCACCGGCTGGGCGGTCACCGACGCGGTCCCCGACCAGATGGCCACCCTGAAGGCCTTCACCACCCGCTTCGGGCAGGCCTCCCGCACCCTCGCCTGGGGACGGTCGTACGGCGGCCTGGTCACCACGGCGATCGCCGAGCGCCACCCGGACGCGATCGACGGCTCGCTCTCCATGTGCGGCCTGGTCCACGGCGGAGTCGCCAACTGGAACAACACCCTCGACCCGGTGTTCGCCCTCAAGACGCTCCTCGGCTCCGACGTCCCCCTGGTGAACCTCCCGAGCCAGCAGGCCGCCACCGACGCGGCGAACACCCTCACCGAAAGGGTCGACTCCGCCCAGTCGACGGCCGAGGGCCGGGCCCGGATCGCCCTCGCCGCCGCCCTCCACAACATCCCGGTCTGGAACGCGACCACCCAGACCCGCCCCGCCGCGACCGACTGGGACGCCCAGCAGGCCAACCAGTACGACGCCGTCAAGGGCCTGCTGAAGATCGCCGCCTTCAACCGGCGCCAGGAGGCCGAGGTCCGGGCGGGCGGCAACATGTCCTGGAACACCGGCGTCGACTACACGCGACTGCTCGGCCGGTCCTCCGTCCGCAAGGAGGTCACCGAGCTCTACAAGAAGGCCGGCCTCTCCCTGGGCAAGGACCTCGCCGCCCTCAACCGCGCCCCGCGCGTCACCGCGGACCCGTCCGCCGTCGCCTGGATGAGCGGCACGAGTTCCTTCACCGGCCGCCTGGCCAAGCCCCAGCTCTCCGTCCACACGATCGGCGACCCCCTGGTCCCCGTCCAGACGGAGAGTGCCCTGCGCCGTGCGGTGTCCGCCGCGGGCTCCGCTCCCCTGCTCCGCCAGGCGTACGTCGACAACGCCGGCCACTGCACCTTCAGCCCCGCCGAACAACTGGCCGCGCTCCACACCCTGGAGGACCGCCTGACCACCGGCAGCTGGCAGGGCACCGACCCGGCGTCCCTCAACGCCCGCGCCACCGCGGCCGACCCCACCACCCCCACCCGCTACGTCTCGTACCGCCCCACCCCCTACCTCCGCCCGTACGACCTCGCGCACCCCGCCGACGGCCGGTGA
- a CDS encoding putative quinol monooxygenase: MSPRQTAVNAKKTLLAEFTAREGAQDEVARMIVEYADKVRAEEGNLAFDVYTKASHPRAFWIFEVYRDEDAFQAHLNAPYGGPFNAALTPLIEETASVLTFLDPVV; this comes from the coding sequence ATGAGCCCACGTCAGACCGCCGTGAATGCGAAGAAGACCCTGCTCGCCGAGTTCACCGCCCGTGAGGGAGCGCAGGACGAGGTCGCCCGCATGATCGTGGAGTACGCCGACAAGGTGCGTGCGGAGGAAGGCAACCTCGCCTTCGACGTCTACACCAAGGCCTCGCACCCACGCGCCTTCTGGATCTTCGAGGTGTACCGGGACGAGGACGCCTTCCAGGCGCACCTGAACGCCCCGTACGGCGGCCCCTTCAACGCCGCGCTGACCCCGCTGATCGAGGAGACCGCGTCCGTACTGACGTTCCTCGACCCGGTGGTCTGA
- a CDS encoding ATP-binding cassette domain-containing protein — MTAIASATPVLQARGLVKRYGQVVAIDGADFDLLPGEVLAVIGDNGAGKTSLIKALTGAVTPDAGEIRLNGEPIQFSGPQSARAHGIETVYQDLAVAASMDIASNVFLGRELRRPGVLGSVFRMLDKKRMRQEAAEHMADLKIGLRSLTQSVETLSGGQRQAVAVARSVAWARSVVVMDEPTAALGVKESGQVLDLIRRVRDKGMPVVLISHNMPHVFEIADRIHVHRLGRRAALIKPSDYSMAEVVAIMTGALTVDEAGGTVVTDSEAAKAAGVQAT, encoded by the coding sequence ATGACCGCCATCGCCTCCGCCACCCCCGTCCTCCAGGCCCGCGGTCTCGTCAAGCGCTACGGCCAGGTCGTCGCCATCGACGGTGCCGACTTCGACCTGCTGCCCGGCGAGGTGCTCGCCGTGATCGGCGACAACGGCGCCGGAAAGACCAGCCTCATCAAGGCGCTCACCGGTGCGGTGACGCCCGACGCGGGCGAGATCCGCCTCAACGGCGAACCCATCCAGTTCTCCGGACCGCAAAGTGCCCGCGCCCACGGCATCGAGACGGTCTATCAGGACCTGGCCGTGGCCGCCTCGATGGACATCGCCTCGAACGTGTTCCTCGGCCGCGAGCTGCGCCGGCCCGGTGTCCTCGGCAGTGTCTTCCGCATGCTCGACAAGAAGCGCATGCGCCAGGAGGCCGCCGAGCACATGGCCGACCTGAAGATCGGACTGCGCTCGCTGACCCAGTCGGTCGAGACCCTCTCCGGAGGCCAGCGGCAGGCCGTGGCGGTCGCCCGTTCCGTCGCCTGGGCCCGCAGTGTCGTCGTCATGGACGAACCCACCGCCGCGCTCGGCGTCAAGGAGTCCGGACAGGTCCTCGACCTCATCCGGCGGGTCCGGGACAAGGGCATGCCGGTCGTCCTGATCAGCCACAACATGCCGCACGTCTTCGAGATCGCCGACCGGATCCATGTGCACCGGCTGGGCCGGCGGGCCGCCCTGATCAAGCCCTCCGACTACTCCATGGCGGAGGTCGTCGCCATCATGACCGGCGCGCTCACCGTGGACGAGGCCGGAGGTACTGTCGTAACGGATTCCGAGGCCGCGAAGGCCGCGGGCGTCCAGGCCACCTGA
- a CDS encoding ROK family transcriptional regulator, whose protein sequence is MAGRNGRTVRDLRRGNRAAVLRRLYFDGPMSRFELGPATGLSGGSISNVVAELVEDHLVEEAGTVESDGGRPRTLLRVAPSGGHMIGVDVGETRVRVELFDLTLTELARTERPLEHHGYDVEVVVGHIRDGIAEVLADTDIAPEQLLGVGIGVPGIVARTPGQGAVVHGQTIGWDAVPLESLLRSTCELPDSVPYFIDNGARTLGQAELWFGAGRGSHNAVVVLFGSGIGACLVTEEVQYGRPLEWGHVTVQVRGRRCRCGALGCLEAYAGAGAIVDRWREAGGRPPVGADEETALSALLAAAHPAEDAEADPVALTVLEETAEYVGAGLSDLVNLFQPERILIGGWAGLQLGTRFLPAVRRYADAYALRHPAERVSIDLGRLGPDAVTVGAASLPLADLFARGGRPAAPGQDRESATG, encoded by the coding sequence ATGGCGGGGCGTAACGGGCGGACGGTGCGTGACCTGCGACGGGGCAACCGGGCCGCCGTACTGCGACGGCTGTATTTCGACGGGCCGATGAGCCGCTTCGAGCTGGGCCCGGCCACCGGTCTGAGTGGCGGCTCCATCAGCAACGTGGTCGCGGAACTGGTCGAGGACCACCTCGTCGAGGAGGCCGGCACCGTCGAGTCCGACGGCGGCCGCCCCCGCACCCTGCTGCGCGTCGCCCCCTCCGGCGGCCACATGATCGGCGTCGATGTCGGCGAGACCCGCGTGCGCGTCGAGCTCTTCGACCTCACCCTCACCGAACTCGCCCGCACCGAACGGCCGCTGGAACATCACGGCTACGACGTCGAGGTCGTCGTCGGCCACATCCGGGACGGCATCGCCGAGGTGCTCGCCGACACGGACATCGCCCCCGAACAGCTCCTCGGCGTCGGCATCGGAGTCCCCGGCATCGTGGCCCGCACCCCCGGGCAGGGCGCGGTGGTGCACGGCCAGACGATCGGCTGGGACGCCGTCCCGCTCGAGTCCCTGCTGCGTTCGACCTGTGAACTCCCCGACTCCGTCCCGTACTTCATCGACAACGGCGCCCGCACGCTCGGCCAGGCCGAGCTGTGGTTCGGCGCCGGCCGGGGCTCCCACAACGCGGTGGTCGTCCTCTTCGGCTCGGGCATCGGCGCCTGTCTCGTCACCGAGGAGGTGCAATACGGCCGCCCTCTGGAGTGGGGCCATGTGACCGTGCAGGTCAGGGGACGCCGCTGCCGCTGCGGTGCCCTGGGCTGTCTTGAGGCCTACGCGGGGGCGGGGGCGATCGTCGACCGCTGGCGTGAGGCGGGCGGCCGGCCGCCCGTGGGCGCCGACGAGGAGACCGCGCTGTCCGCGCTGCTCGCCGCCGCCCACCCGGCCGAGGACGCCGAGGCCGACCCGGTGGCCCTCACCGTCCTGGAGGAGACCGCCGAGTACGTCGGCGCGGGCCTGTCCGACCTGGTCAACCTCTTCCAGCCCGAACGCATCCTCATCGGCGGCTGGGCAGGCCTCCAGCTCGGCACCCGCTTCCTGCCCGCCGTACGCCGGTACGCCGACGCGTACGCCCTGCGCCACCCGGCCGAACGCGTCTCCATCGACCTCGGCAGGCTCGGCCCGGACGCGGTCACGGTCGGCGCGGCGAGCCTGCCCCTCGCCGACCTCTTCGCCCGGGGCGGACGGCCCGCCGCACCCGGGCAGGACCGCGAGAGCGCGACCGGCTGA
- a CDS encoding CU044_5270 family protein, with product MNATPSQPHPAEWTETQGLLPSVERDLPAGRHQFHKEQMMVQIREDLRTTAVAPVRRNAFLRRAVLLPALACALAGAVVGGLALTGGDDANTSLATGPALTTRIGAADAQGADRLLDHISLAAADTSEHAVRDDQFLYIASKVASTYPKTVDDKTTVVSEKLHSRQVWQSPDGRNGWLIEPGNTSEDGITLAGPNPLTSAYHRLTQLPTEPGALLRKIYQESDADRDPEVPRDQAAFVAIGDLLTESYPPANLTAALYKAAAEIPGVVAVDDAVDAVGRHGVAIARLDEQSGQRTEWIFDKKTYAFLGERNVQVEPSETFKKGTVTFTIAITQRAVVNEMKEVPGQAG from the coding sequence ATGAACGCCACCCCCTCCCAGCCGCACCCGGCCGAGTGGACGGAGACCCAGGGTCTTCTGCCCTCCGTGGAGCGGGATCTGCCGGCGGGCCGCCACCAGTTCCACAAGGAGCAGATGATGGTCCAGATCCGCGAAGACCTCCGTACCACCGCTGTCGCCCCCGTACGCCGCAACGCGTTCCTGCGCCGGGCGGTCCTGCTGCCCGCGCTGGCCTGCGCCCTGGCCGGCGCGGTCGTGGGCGGCCTCGCCCTGACCGGCGGCGATGACGCGAACACCTCCCTGGCCACCGGGCCCGCCCTGACGACCCGCATCGGCGCCGCCGACGCCCAGGGTGCCGACCGGCTGCTCGACCACATCTCCCTGGCCGCCGCCGACACCTCCGAACACGCCGTGCGCGACGACCAGTTCCTCTACATCGCCTCCAAGGTCGCCAGCACCTATCCGAAGACGGTCGACGACAAGACCACGGTGGTCAGCGAGAAGCTGCACTCCCGCCAGGTCTGGCAGTCCCCCGACGGCAGGAACGGCTGGCTGATCGAGCCGGGCAACACGAGCGAGGACGGCATCACCCTGGCCGGACCGAACCCGCTCACCTCCGCCTACCACCGGCTCACCCAGCTGCCCACCGAACCCGGGGCCCTGCTGCGGAAGATCTACCAGGAGTCGGACGCCGACCGGGACCCCGAAGTCCCCCGCGACCAGGCCGCCTTCGTCGCCATCGGCGACCTGCTGACCGAGAGCTACCCGCCCGCGAACCTCACCGCCGCGCTCTACAAGGCCGCCGCCGAGATCCCCGGCGTCGTCGCGGTGGACGACGCGGTCGACGCGGTGGGGCGCCACGGGGTCGCGATCGCGCGGCTCGACGAGCAGAGCGGGCAGCGCACGGAGTGGATCTTCGACAAGAAGACGTACGCGTTCCTCGGCGAGCGCAATGTGCAGGTCGAGCCGAGCGAGACCTTCAAGAAGGGCACCGTGACCTTCACGATCGCGATCACTCAGCGGGCGGTCGTGAACGAGATGAAGGAGGTGCCGGGGCAGGCGGGCTGA
- a CDS encoding LacI family DNA-binding transcriptional regulator, translated as MAANRRPTLADVAREVGVSAKTVSRVLNEDGPASAETREQVLAAVAKLGFQPNLMARNIRVGGPDTTIGLVVPDLGNPFFGAVARSIEDTVRDRGLTLLMGSSADDPDRERALTDKFLARRVSILLVVPSVGADHSHLKTHRATGLPVVFIDRPGVGLAADSVVSSNRTGAHDGVAHLIAHGHRRIGFVGDLPVKLYTRRERFAGYREALERAGLPYDRSLVTNAHDQQGASAATSRLLGLADPPTALFAGNNIVALGIVAELARSRRKDVAVVSFDDVALAEALEPALTVVAQAPEEIGRTAATTALSRLDGDRTRARTITVPTRLIVRGSGERPAPELQRA; from the coding sequence ATGGCAGCGAACCGCCGCCCGACCCTGGCCGACGTCGCCCGCGAAGTGGGCGTCAGCGCCAAGACGGTCTCCCGCGTTCTCAACGAGGACGGACCCGCGTCGGCCGAGACCAGGGAACAGGTGCTCGCCGCCGTCGCCAAACTCGGCTTCCAGCCGAACCTGATGGCGCGCAACATCCGCGTCGGCGGGCCCGACACCACCATCGGTCTGGTCGTCCCCGACCTCGGCAACCCGTTCTTCGGAGCGGTGGCCCGCAGTATCGAGGACACGGTCCGCGACCGCGGACTGACCCTGCTCATGGGCTCCTCGGCGGACGACCCGGACCGGGAACGCGCCCTGACGGACAAGTTCCTCGCCCGCCGCGTCAGCATCCTGCTGGTCGTGCCGTCCGTCGGCGCCGACCACTCCCACCTCAAGACCCACCGCGCCACGGGGCTGCCCGTCGTGTTCATCGACCGTCCCGGAGTGGGCCTGGCCGCCGACAGCGTCGTCAGCTCCAACCGCACCGGCGCCCACGACGGTGTCGCCCATCTGATCGCCCACGGCCACCGGCGGATCGGCTTCGTCGGCGACCTGCCGGTCAAGCTCTACACCCGCCGTGAGCGCTTCGCCGGATACCGCGAGGCCCTCGAGCGGGCCGGCCTGCCGTACGACCGTTCCCTGGTCACCAACGCCCATGACCAGCAGGGGGCTTCAGCCGCGACCTCCCGGCTGCTCGGCCTGGCCGATCCCCCCACGGCCCTGTTCGCCGGCAACAACATCGTCGCCCTGGGGATAGTGGCCGAACTCGCCCGCAGCAGACGCAAGGACGTCGCCGTCGTCTCCTTCGACGACGTCGCGCTCGCCGAGGCGCTCGAACCGGCGCTGACCGTCGTCGCCCAGGCCCCCGAGGAGATCGGCAGAACGGCGGCGACGACGGCGCTGTCCCGCCTCGACGGCGACCGCACCCGGGCCCGGACCATCACCGTGCCGACGCGGCTGATCGTGCGCGGCTCGGGCGAGCGGCCCGCCCCGGAGCTGCAGCGGGCCTGA
- a CDS encoding ABC transporter permease has translation MTATSTPPSTSSPYAELKAPTTARRLLTAPTTGPLVALLLACVFFAVSSDQFLTGGNFSLIVQQVMVVGTLAIGQTLIILTAGIDLSCGAVMAFGSIVIAKMAAEGSLPPLVAIALGLVVCGGFGLVNGLLVQKIPLPPFIVTLGMLNVAFALTHIYSEEQTVTNLPGPLTALGQTFPMGHTDITYGSLVTIALFLLLAYALSSTGWGRHVYALGNSQEAARLNGIRTSRLTIGVYTVAGLLYGVAALLLISRTGVGDPQAGQTDNLDSITAVVLGGTSLFGGRGSVLGTFIGVLIVGVFRNGLQLMGVASIYQTLITGVLVILAVTVDQISRKKAR, from the coding sequence ATGACCGCCACGTCCACGCCTCCGAGCACCTCCTCGCCGTACGCCGAGCTCAAAGCGCCGACCACGGCACGCAGGCTGCTCACGGCACCGACCACCGGCCCGCTCGTCGCCCTTCTTCTCGCCTGTGTCTTCTTCGCCGTCTCTTCCGACCAGTTCCTCACCGGCGGGAACTTCTCGCTGATCGTGCAGCAGGTCATGGTCGTCGGCACCCTCGCCATCGGCCAGACCCTGATCATCCTCACCGCGGGCATCGACCTGTCGTGCGGCGCGGTGATGGCGTTCGGCAGCATCGTGATCGCCAAGATGGCCGCCGAGGGCTCACTGCCCCCGCTGGTCGCCATCGCGCTCGGCCTGGTGGTCTGCGGCGGCTTCGGGCTGGTGAACGGGCTGCTGGTGCAGAAGATCCCGCTGCCGCCGTTCATCGTCACGCTCGGCATGCTCAACGTGGCGTTCGCGCTGACCCACATCTACTCCGAGGAGCAGACGGTCACCAACCTGCCCGGCCCGCTGACGGCCCTGGGGCAGACCTTCCCGATGGGCCACACCGACATCACCTACGGCTCCCTCGTCACCATCGCCCTGTTCCTCCTGCTCGCCTACGCGCTGAGCAGCACCGGCTGGGGCCGGCACGTCTACGCCCTGGGCAACAGCCAGGAAGCCGCGCGGCTGAACGGCATCCGCACCTCCCGGCTGACCATCGGCGTCTACACCGTCGCCGGTCTCCTCTACGGCGTCGCCGCCCTGCTCCTCATCTCGCGCACCGGAGTCGGCGACCCGCAGGCCGGACAGACCGACAACCTCGACAGCATCACCGCCGTGGTCCTCGGCGGCACCAGCCTCTTCGGAGGCCGCGGTTCGGTCCTCGGCACCTTCATCGGCGTCCTGATCGTCGGGGTCTTCCGCAACGGGCTCCAGCTGATGGGCGTCGCCTCGATCTACCAGACCCTGATCACCGGAGTCCTGGTCATCCTCGCGGTGACCGTCGACCAGATCTCCCGGAAGAAGGCCCGATGA